The genomic DNA CATCGAAAGCTACCTCAAACGTGCCGCGAACAAGCTGGGGATCAGCGGACGGCACTCGTTGTTGCGGTGGATGTATTCCACTGATGAAGGAAACGCCACCCTTCTCTAATTCTCCCCACTACCCTGTGGGAGCTAGCTTGCCTGCGATGCGCACGACTCGGTACATCAGGCATACCCGGTTGATGCCATCGCAGGCAAGCCAGCTCCCACATTTGATCTCCAATGCCCGGGAAGTATCAGTCTCTCGCCAACGCCTCAATCGGGTCCAGCCGCGCCGCATTCCTGGCGGGTACAAACCCGAACACAATGCCGATCAGCGTCGAGCAGGCAAATGCCGTGATGATCGAGCCCAGTGAAAACACCATCTCCCACTCTTTCACAAACAACGAAAACAGAGAGCCGATGGCGTAAGACAGCGAGATGCCGATGATCCCGCCGATCAGACACACCATCACCGCCTCCACCAGAAACTGCTGGCGGATGTCCGACTGCCGCGCGCCCACCGCCATGCGAATGCCGATCTCACGGGTACGCTCGGTAACCGACACCAGCATGATGTTCATCACGCCAATACCCCCCACCAGCAACGAAATCACCGCGATCAGCGACAGCAGCAGCGCCAGCGAGCGGCTGGTTTTCTGCACGGTCTGCATGATGCTGTCGAGGTTGTTGGTGAAGAAGTCCTTGGTGCCGTGGCGTTGCAGCATCAGCTTGTTGACGTTGTCTTCCACCACCTTGCTCGGCTGGCCGTCCTTGATGCGCACGGTGATGCTGTCCAGATGGCGCTGGCCCAACAGCCGCCCCGCCGCCGTTTCGTAAGGCACCCACACGTTCAGCGCTTTACTGGCGGCGAACATGTTCTTGTTGTCGGCAGTCACACCGATCACGGTGCACGGCAAGCTGCCCACCAGAATCACCTGGCCCAGCGGGTCCACATTCGGCCCGAACAGCCGGTTGCGGGTGTTGTGGTCGATCACCACCACCTGTGCCTGACGCCGCGCATGGCTTTCGCTGAAGGCAATACCGGCTTCCAGCTTGAGGCCTTTGACCTTGAAGTAGCGGTCGCTGACACCATTGACCTGCGCGTCCACGTCGATGTTGCCGAAGCGCAGCAACAGGTTGCGACCCACCACCGGCGTGGCGCTGTCGACGTAATACAGCTGGTTCAATGCGTCCACATCCGAGGGCATCAGGGTCTGGATGGCCGAGGCGCGGCTGTCGCCAAAACTGGTGCCGGAAAAGATGTCGATGGTATTGCTGCCGATGGCCTGGATGTCCTTGAGTACATAGCGCTTGGCGCCTTCGCCGATGGCCGAGATGGACACCACCGAAGTGATGCCGATCACAATGCCGAGCATGGTCAGCAAGGTGCGCATGCGGTGCGACACCAGCGCCACCCACGCCATGTTGAAGGCTTCCTTGAACAACCCCAGGCTCGCCACCAGGCGCCGCGCACCACTACGCTTGGGCTCGATGGGCGCCCCGTCGGGCAGTTCCAGGCCAACACTGTCATTGGCCTTGTCGCTGACGATTTCGCCGTCGCTGACTTCGACGATGCGCTGGGCATTGGCCGCCACCTTGGGGTCGTGGGTGACGATAATCACCGTGTGCCCCGCGGCGTGCAGCTCGGCGAGGATGCGCATCACCTCCTTGCCGCTGTGGCTGTCGAGGGCGCCGGTGGGTTCGTCGGCGAGGATCACTTCGCCGCCGTTCATCAAGGCCCGGGCAATACTCACCCGCTGCTGTTGCCCGCCGGACAGCTGGCTGGGCCGGTGCGTGGTATGCCCCGCCAGCCCCAGCCGGTCCAGCAACTCACGCGCACGGCTGTGGCGCTGGGTTTGCGGCGTACCGGCATAGATCGCCGGCATTTCCACGTTGTGCAAGGCACTCAAATGCGCCAGCAGGTGATAACGCTGGAAGATAAAGCCGAAGTAATCACGACGCAGCTCCGCCAGTTGCTCATCGCCCAGCGAACGGGTCTCGATGCCGTTGATTTTGTAGCTGCCGGCCGTGGCGTAATCCAGGCCGCCGAGGATGTTCATCAGGGTGGATTTCCCCGACCCCGAGGCACCGATAATGGCGACCATTTCCCCGGCATGAATCGTCAGGTCGATGCCCTTGAGCGCGATGAATTCACGCTCGCCGGCCATGAAACTGCGGGTGATGCCCTTGAGTTCCAAGAGTGGCTGGGTCATGCGTCAGCTCCCCGCCACGGCGGGCGTCGCGTCGCCGATCACCACTTTGTCGCCCTCGGCCAGGCCTTCAAGCACCTGCACCTTGACGTTGTTGTTGATGCCGGTCTTCACATCCCGCGACACCGCCTGGCCCTTGGCATCCAGCACGCGCAACGGGTAGCTGCCGTCCTTGTTGCGCTCACCCAGCGCCGCCACCGGCACCATCAACGCCGCCTGCGCGGTGTCGAGCACGATGCGCACCTGGGCCGTCATGGAGATGCGCAGGCGGTGATCCGGATTGGGCACGTCAAACAGCGCGTTATAGAACACCGCGGTGTTCTGCTTGGGGGTGCCGGCGGTCTGGGTTTCGAGGAAGTTCTGCGGCGCCGGCTCCGTGCCGCGCAGCTTGGCGTAGTAGCGCTTGTCGGCCTCGCCGAGGATGGTGAAATACACCGGCTGGCCGGGGCTGATGTGGATCACGTCAGCTTCCGAAACCTGGGCCTTGACGGTCATGGTGTCCAGGTCAGCCAGCTTGAGCAGCACCGGCGCCAGCTGGTTGGCGATCACGGTCTGGCCTTCCTGGGTGACGATGCCCACCACATCGCCGTCGATGGGCGCGACGATGCGGGTGTAAGCCAGGTTGACCTTGGCGGTGTCGATCTGGATATGCGCATTCTTGATTTGCGCATCCAGCGACAACAGGTTGGCCTGCTGCACGTGGAAATTGGACTCGGCGTCTTCAAAGTCCTGGCGCGACACCGATGCGTCATCCTGCAGGCCTTTGTAACGTTCATACACTGACTTGGCCTGCCTGAGCTGGGCCGCCGTGGCGCGGCGCTGGGCCTGCAGGTCCTCTTCGTCCACCTGAGCCTTGCGCAAGGTGTTTTGCAGGATCAGCGGGTCGATCTCGGCCAGCCACTGGCCTTTTTTCACCTTGTCGCCGACCTTGACCTTGAGGGACTTGAGCTGCCCGGAGACCTGGGCGCCGACGTCGACCTGCTTGACGCCTTCGAGCAAGCCGGTGGCCAATACAGCGTTTTCAATGTCACCGCGTTCGGCGGTGGCCGTGAGGTATTGCGGTGCGTCGGCGGGGGCCTGGACGGTGTAGACCACCAGGCCGATGGCGACAGCCAGTACGGTGAGCATTCCGAGTTTGCGAAGCTTTGACTTTTCCATAAATGACCATGAAGTGGTGACTTGGGGGTTGATCGTGTGCATATCCGTTGTTGCGTTAACGGCTGATGCGGGTTCCGCCCTTACGGCGGGTCACTTTGGGAGCTGGCTCGCCTGCGATGGCATCCACTGGTTTTGCCTGATGGACCCAGGTGTCTGGATCGCAGGCAAGCCAGCTCCCACAGAAGAGCGGCGCCAGGTCAGCCGCGACCGAAGAAACGGACAGGTACGCCGAGAACATCACGAAACCACCTCCCCAACGGCAACCCGTTCCAACCACCACCCCGCCAACCCCTGAACATTCGGCGCCTTCAGCAACGTGAAGTGATTTCCCTGGCCATACCAAACCTGAAGCGAACGTCCCTGCTTGCCCCACCCCTCAACCATCGCCCCCTGCTCGCGCTGATTGCCTGCCGCATCCAGCGCGGGGTCCTGTGCCAACACCAGCCGCACCACCCCGTCAAACCGCCGGGCCGGGCGGTAAACCGTACGCAGCGCCGCCGCATAAGTGCGTGACGGTCCGTCCATCGCATCCACCGCTGCGCGCGCCGGCAGCAAACCAACGCCGACCATGCCGGCATGCAAGGCCCGCCGCTGCGCGACTTCATCCCAACCGGCAAACGCCGCCAGATCAATGCCCAGGGATTTGCCGGCCGACAGCTGCATCGACTCGACCAACCGCACCAGCGCCGCAGTGGTCGTGTAAGGTCGCCCCACAAAGCCCGGTGCTTCACTGTCAATCACCGTCAGCGAGGCCACCTCGCGCCCGGCAGCCTGCAAGCGCAGCGCCATTTCCAGGGCGACCCAGCCACCAAACGAATGCCCGACCAGATGCACCGGCCCCTGCGGACACTCCTGCGCCAGCGCCGCCAGATAACAGCGGGCCGCCGCATCCACCTGGCTGTGAGGCACCGCCTCGCCATCCAGCCCGCGCGGTTGCAGCCCGAACAATGGCCAGTCACGCCCAAGCGCCTCGCTCAAACCTACAAAGCCGGTCACGCTGTCGCCCGCCCCCGGCACGCAAAACACCGGCGCATACCCGGCGCGTCCGCTCTGAATGCGCAGCAACGGTTGATGGGCCGCCTCGGCAACCGGCTCGGCACCGGCCAAAACCGCAGTCATCGCCCGGCCCAAGGCCTGAATGTGTGGCGCCTGCATCATGCTCTGATGATCCCCCGGCACCTGCACCTGGCGCAGTTGCCCTGGCGCCAGCACGTCGCCCCAACCCAAAGTTTCACTGCGTCGCGACAGCTCGGTCGGGCGCTCCTGCGCGCTGAACAACTGCACCGGAACCGGGAGCGGGAACAGGCTGTAATGCGCCAGCGCATGCCCATGCCCCACTTCCCGCTGGATAAAATTCAAGAGGTCGGCGTCCGTCGCTTCTGCCATTTGCGCGTAAAGCAAACCTTCATCGCGACAGCATTGCAGCAGGCTCGCAAAGTCCAGTTGTCCAATGCCCGCGTCCAGCCTTTCAAGGCTCGCCAGCTCATGTACACCTCCCTGTGTTTTCCAATAGGCCGAGCACTGCAGCAACAGGTGCCGCTTGAGCGCGTCCGGCCCGGTCCAGCGCGCCTTGCCCTGGTCGGTCATGCGCGGCACATAGCTGTCGATCAAGCCCAGAAATTCCACCGGTTCATCCAGCCCCAGCAATTGCATGGCAACCTCATACGCCAGCACACCGCCAAACGACCAACCCGCCACGCGATAAGGCCCATGGGGTTGCACGCCACGAATCAAGCCGACCAGGCGCGCCGCCAGGCCCTCCATGCTGCTCAGGTGCACCTCGCCAAGCGCCGCCCCCGGCAAGCCGTAGATGGGATAGTCGCCCGGCAGGTGTTGTCCCAACGCCGGGAAATACACGTCCATGCCGCTGAATTCGTGGACCAGAAACAGCGGCGCCTGCGAGCCGCTACTGCGCACAGTGATCACCGCACTGTCACGCACCGGCTCGTCCGTACGCTGGCGCAACATGGCCGCCACCGAGGCGACGCTCGCGTGCTGGAACAGCTCGGCCAGAGACACCTGCAACTGCGCCTCTTCCATCAGGTTGACCAGCCGGATCGCCAGCAACGAATGCCCGCCCAGCTCAAAGAAACTGTCATGGCGCCCCACGGTTTCCAGCTTCAACACGTCAGCCCACAGCTCCGCCAGGGTGTGTTCCAAGGCATCCGCCGGCGCTTCAAAGTCACGGCTGTGCAAGGCGTCCTGCGCAGGCACAGGCAGGGCTTTGCGGTCGACCTTGCCATTGGCGGTCAACGGCAACTGCGCCAGCGGCACATAAGCCGAGGGCAACATGTATTCCGGCAACTGCCCCTGCAGATGGGCGCGCACGCTGTCGATAGCGACCGGCTCACCTGCCCAGGTGAAATACGCCACCAGGCGCTTGTCGCCGGGCACGTCCTCACGGGCCAGCACCACCACGTCCTGAATACCGTTGAAGGTCGCCAGGCGCGCTTGGATCTCACCCAGTTCAATGCGGAAACCGCGAATTTTCACTTGATCGTCGTTACGCCCGATGCACTCCAGCAGACCCTCCTCCGTCCAGCGTCCGAGGTCGCCGGTGCGATACATCAGGTGGCCCGGGTTGAACGGGTCGGCCACGAATTTCTCGGCCGTCAGGTCCGGGCGGTTCAGGTACCCCTTGGCCACGCCATCGCCGCCGATGCAGATTTCGCCCGTCACGCCCAGCGGCACCGGCTGCAACTGCGCGTCCAGCAGATGAATCTGCGTGTTGGAAATCGGCCGCCCGATCGGCACGCTGTCGGCGCTGTCGGCAACCGCGCGCACCTCGTAAGTGGTGGCGTAGGTGGTGGTTTCCGTCGGCCCGTAGCAATGCACCAGACGCACGCCCGGCGCACGTGCCAGCAGGCTGCGGAAGGCCGCCGGGTCGGCACGCTCGCCACCGCACAGCAGAATGCGCAGACCCGCCAGTGCTTCCGGGATCATCTGCACGTACTGGTTGAACAGCGCAGTGGTAACGAACAGCACCGTCGCGCCCTTCAAGGCAGCGCCGAAGGCTGCCGGATCGAGCAAAGTGCCATGGTCGATCACGTGCACCTGGCCGCCGTTGAGCAGCGCGCCCCACACGTCCATGGTGCTGGCGTCGAACGCCGGGTTGGAGGCGAAGGCCACGCGGTCGCTGGCATTGAAGTCGGCATAACCATTATTGAGCACCAACCGCGTGATGCCGCGATGCGGCACCCGCACGCCCTTCGGTGTACCGGTGGAGCCGGAGGTGTACATGATGTACGCCACGCTGTCCGACGATTGCGACAGGTCGGGGTTGTGGCTCGGTTGCGGGTCGATGGCCAAGGTGTCGAGGTCCAGGCGACCCACCGCGTAGGCGACGGTCGCTTCACTGCGGGTCAGCAACCACTGCGCACCACTGTCCTGCACCATAAAACCCTGGCGTTCGGCGGGTGCGTTGATGTCCAGCGGCACATACGCGGCGGCGCATTTGAGCACCGCCAACTGGCTGATCAACAGATCAAGGGAGCGCGGCAGCAGGATCGCCAGCGTATCGCCCGGCTGCACGCCCAGGCCCAGCAAATGATGGGCAAGGCGGTTGGCGCGGGTGTTCAACTCGCCGTAGCTCACGGCTTCCTCACCGTGCAGCGCGACCAGTGCTTCGGGTCGCGCCTGGGCCTGGGCTTCGAACAGACGCTGCACGGTGTGCTCACGCGGGAATACGCGGGTGGTCGCATTGAAATCCGCCAGCTGCTGCAGCTCGGTGGCGGGCAGGATCGGCAAGCGGCTGATGGCGGTATCACTGCCGTGTTCCAGCGCCTGCACCACCTGCTCCAGCGCGATGTTCAGGTAGTCGCACACGCGCCGGGCGCCCTGCCCCATGGCCTTGAGGCTGAACCCGTCACCCAGGTCATCCACGCTCAACGACAACCCGTAGTTGGTGTGTTCCTCGGCCTTGAGCAACTCAATGCCTTGCCACGCCTGGGTCACATCCCCGGCCTGCGGCGCGCTGTGGCGATAGTTGAACAACACGCTGAACAGCGGCGTATTCACCGGCACCGCGCTGCAACGCTGGGCCAATGCCAACGGCGCATGCTCATGGCTGAGCAGTTGGGTCAGGCGTGCGTGCGTGGCACGCAGCGCGGTGCGCACCGGGTGTGTACCGAGGTCGACGCGCAGCGGCAAGGTGTTGATGAACACCCCCATCGCGCGCTCGGCGCCCTCGCCGCCTTGCAAGCGGCCGAGCATCACGGTGCCGAACACCACCTGTTCACGCCCGCTGACCTTGCCCAGCACATGGGCCGCCGCCAGGTGCATCACGCTGGCGGCACTCACGCCGCACAGCCGGGCCTGGGCTCGCAGGCGCTGGCTCAGTTGCGGGTCGACCGCAGCCTGCACGGTTTCAACCGCGCCCAGCAGTTCCAACTCGGTCGGCTCATCGATGTCGGCGAGCATTTCGCGGAAGAACGCCGCGTGATCCTCAACGCCCAGGCGAGTCTGGGCCACATAGTTGCGATAGGGCACTGGCGCGCCCAGTGTGGCTTCGCTGCCCAGCAAATGGGCCTGCAAATCGTGCTGCAAAATGTCCAGGGCGATATGGTCCATCACCAGGTGATGGAACAGCAAAGTGGCGACCACGCGTTGCGGCTCCTGGGTGTAGACCAGGCGTATCAGCGGCGCCTGGCCAAGGTCCAGACGCCGGGGCAACGGGCCGCTTTCAACGCGCAGCGAGACCTGCCGCCAGACCACTTGCACCGGTTCTTCCAGGCCGTCCCAATGGAACGACGAGCGCAAAATATCGTGACGCCGGATCACCGCCTGCAAGGCAGCGGCGAAGGCGTCCATGCGCGGCAGGCTGTCGAAGGCAAACTGCGCCTGCAACACATAGGCATCGTCACCCTGCACGGCGCGATGCTGATAAAGCATGCCGGCCTGCAACGGTGCCAGTGGGTAGATGTCCTGCACATTCGCTGCGCCGCCGGGGATGCTGGCGACGATACGGTCGATGGCGGGCTGGTCGAGCCCGATCAGCGGCAGCATGTCTGGCGTGATGTACGCGCAATCCGCCGCGATGCCGTTCGCCGGCACCGCCACTTCGCGGCCGCCGCCCAGTGCCGCGGCCAGCCCGGCCAGGGTCGGCTGGCCGAACAGCACTTTCACGTCCGCCGACAACCCCAGGCGGCGCATGCGCCCCATCAGGCTGACCGCCAGCAACGAGTGCCCGCCCAGTTCGAAGAAGTTGTCATGACGGCCCACGCGCTCCACACCCAGCAGCTCGGCCCACAGGCTGGCCAGGCTGATTTCCGTGTCCCCCTGGGGCGCTTCGTATTCGCGCACCACCACCGAGTCGGCGCCCGGCGCGGGCAACGCCTTGCGGTCGAGCTTGCCGTTGGGGCTCAGCGGCAGCGCGTCGAGATGGACGAAGATCGCGGGAACCATGAACTCCGGCAGCTGTTGCAGCAGATGGGCGCGCAGCGTGTCGATCTCGGTGAAGGCGCCGGTGTAATAGGCCAGCAGGCGGTTGTCGCGGGCGATCACCGCCGCTTCATTGACCGCCGGGTACTCGGTCAAGCGCGCCTGGATCTCGCCCAGCTCAATGCGCAAACCACGGATTTTCACCTGGTCATCGTTGCGCCCCAGGTACTCGATATTGCCGTCCGCCAGGTAGCGCCCCACGTCGCCGGTGCGGTACATGCGGCCTTCGGTGAACGGGTCGTCGATGAAACGCTCGGCCGTCAGCTCGGGCTTGTTCAGGTAACCCCGGGCTACCTGCACGCCGCCAATAAACAGCTCGCCAACCACACCCAGCGGCACCGGCTGCAACTGGGCGTCGAGCAGGTACATGCGCGTGTTGGCGATGGGCTTGCCGATCGGCGTGTTGTCCGGCGTTACCGGGCCTGCGCAGTTCCACGCGGTGACGTCCACGGCCGCCTCGGTCGGGCCGTAGAGGTTGTGCAGTTCACTGCCTGGCAATTGTTGTTTGAAGCGCCGTACCAGGCTGCCCGGCAAGGCTTCGCCGCTGCACATCACCCGCACCAGGCCGGCTGCCTGGCTGATGTCGCCGTGGGCGAGGAACACATCCAGCATCGAGGGCACAAAGTGCAACGTGGTCACGCGCTCGGCCTCGATCACTTCGCACAGGTAGGCCGGGTCTTTGTGCCCGCCCGGGCGGGCCATCACCAGACGTGCGCCGGTGAACAGCGGCCAGAAGAACTCCCACACCGACACATCAAAACTGAACGGGGTTTTCTGCAGTACGGTGTCGTCGGCCGTGAGGCCGTATTCATCCTGCATCCACAGCAACCGGTTGACCACGCCCGCATGGTCGTTGATCACGCCCTTGGGCTGGCCGGTGGAGCCCGAGGTGTAGATCACATAGGCGCTCGTGCCGCGTACAGCGGGGTTGTCGGCGGGCTGGTGCTGCCAGGTTGCAGCGTCCAGATCGACCACCGGCACCTCGCCCAGCAAGCCGAGGGTGCTGCCTTGGGCCAGCACCACGCGCGGCGCGCTGTCTTCGAGCATGTAGGCGATGCGCTCCAGCGGGTATGCCGGGTCCAACGGCACATAGGCGGCGCCGGCCTTGAGGATCGCGTACAGGCCGATGACCATGTCCAGGCCTCGGTCCACGCAGATCCCCACGCGCGAATCGGGTTGCACACCCAGCTCCAACAGGTGGTGGGCGAGGCGGTTGGCGCGAGCATTGAGCTCGGCGTAGGTCAGTTGCAACTCACCCGCCTTCACCGCGACCGCCTGGGGCGTGCGCAACACCTGATCCTCGAACAGGCCGTGCAAGGTCTGGTCGAGGTTGTAATTGACCTGCGTGGCGTTGAAGTCGAACAGCAAGTGCTGACGCTCGCGCGCATTCACCAGCGGCGCATGTTCCAGCACGGCCTGATCGTTATCGACCATCGCCTGCAACACGCGAGTGAAATAGCCGGCATAGCGCTGCACCGTCGACTCGTCGAACAGCGCCACCGCATATTCCAGCGCGCCGAGAATGCTGCCTTGCACTTCGCCCAAATCCAGCGACAGGTCAAACTTGGCGAAGTGGCTGTTTTCCACAATGCCTTCCAGTGCCAAATCGCCCAGGGCCAGGGTCGGCGCGCTGCTGTCCTGCCAGGTCAGCAAAGTCTGGAACACCGGGCTGTGGGCCAGGCTGCGCACGGGCCGGGTGATTTCCACCACTTGTTCGAACGGCAGGTCCTGATGAGCCTGCGCTGCCAGCGTCAGGGCCTTGACCCGCGCCAGCAAAGCCTCGGTGCTCAGCTCGCCCGAGGTGTCGATGCGCACCGCCAGGGTGTTGACGAACAGGCCGATCAGCCCTTCCACCTCACCTCGGGTACGGTTGGCCACCGGCGAACCGATCACCACATCCTGCTGCCCGGAAAGCCGCGCCAGCAACGATGCCCAGGCGGTCATCAAAGTCACGTACAAAGTGGTGCCGTGGCGTTGGCTCAAGGCCTTGAGCCCGGCCGTGAGGCGTTCATCCAGGCGCACCTCCACACTGCTGCCGGCGTAGTCCTGCTGCGCCGGGCGCGGGCGGTCGGTGGGCAAGGTCAGCAAGGCCGGCGCACCGGCCAGGGCCTGTTGCCAAAAGCGGCTTTGCCGTTGCAGCACCTCACCGCTCAACCACAGGCGCTGCCATACGGCAAAGTCGCCGTACTGGATCGGCAACGGCGGCAACGGGTCCGGCTGGCCGTGGCTGAAGGCCTGGTACAGCGCCATCAGTTCGCGGGTCAGCACGCCCATGGACCAGCCGTCGGAGACGATATGGTGCAGGGTTAACAACAGCACATGGTGATCGTCGGCCATCACCACCAGACGCCCGCGCAGCAGCGGGCCGCGCTCCAGGTCAAACGGCGCCGACGCTTCCCCGTGAATCAACGCATCCAGCGCCTGCTGGGGTTGTGGGTGGCGACGCAAGTCCTGCACTTGCAGGGGCAGCACGTCTTCGGCAGGCACAATCAGCACCTGGGCTTCATCGCCCTGCTGGGCAAAGCGGCTGCGCAGGGTTTCATGCCGCGCCACAATGCGCGCCAGCGCCCGTTGCAAAGCCTCCACATGCATCTGCCCACGCAAACGCAGGCCGATGGGAATGTTGTAGGCGGTGTTGGCGCCTTCCATCAGGGTCAGAAACCACAGGCGTTGCTGGGCGAACGACAGCGGCACGTCTTCGTCGCGGTTGGCCGGCAAAATGTCCGGCACGCTGCTGCGTCCGGCCTGGGCCAGCACTTGCGCGACGGCGGCCAGTTCCGGATTGGCAAACAGATCGCCGAGCAACAATTCCACGCCCAGCCGCTGGCGCACCTGCGACACCATGCGCATGGCCAACAGCGAATGCCCGCCCAATTCGAAGAAATGGTCCTGACGCCCCACTCGCTCGACCTGCAGCACCTCGGCCCAGATCTGCGCCAATACCGTTTCGATCTCGCCCTGTGGCGCCGCATATTCGCGGGTAAACACGGCGGCCATGTCGGGCGCCGGCAGAGCCTTGCGGTCGAGCTTGCCATTGGCGGTCAACGGCAACGCGTCGAGCTTTACGTAGGCCACCGGCACCATGTACTCCGGCAAGTGCGCCACCAGATGGGCGCGGATGTCTCCGACGGTCAGCGCATCCAGTTGCGGGTTTTCGGTGAAGTACGCCACCAGCCGCTCTTCGCGAACCAGCACCACCACTTCCTGAATGCCCGGCACATCGTTGAGCCGGTTTTCGATTTCGCCCAGCTCGATGCGCACGCCGCGGATTTTCACCTGGTCGTCATTGCGCCCCAGGTACTCAATGTTGCCATCCGGCAGCCAGCGCGCCAGGTCGCCGGTGCGGTACATGCGCCCGCCGTTGAACGGGTCGTGCAGGAAGCGTTCGGCCGTGAGTTCCGGGCGGTTCAGGTAACCGCGCGCCACGCCCTTGCCGCCCACGTACAACTCCCCTGCCACGCCCAGCGGCACCGGGCGTTGTTGTTCATCGAGCAGGTACACCGTGGCATTGGCCACCGGTTTGCCGATATGCAGCGGCTGGCCCGCTTCGACCTTGCCGGAGGTGGCGACCACCGTAGCTTCGGTGGGTCCATAGTTGTTGATCAACTCAAAGCGCTGGGCCCGTGCGAAGTGGCGCAGGCGGTCGCCGCCGATCAGCAGGGTGCGCAGGGTCGGGTGTTCGATCTGCTGGCTGAAGGCGTACTCGGCCACCGGGGTCGGCAAGAAGCTCACATCCAGCGGCTGTGCGCACCACCAGGCGAGCAGCGCGTCGATGTCTTCGGCGCCGTCATTGGCGGGCGGCAGATGCAGGGTCGCGCCGACACACAGCGCCGGCCAGACTTCCCAGGCCATGGCGTCAAAACCGAAACCGGCGACGCTGGCCGTGTGGCGCCCGGCGCGCAGGTCGAAGGCGTTGCAATGCCAGTCCACCAGGTTGGCCACGGTGTGGTGCTCCACCATCACGCCTTTGGGCAGGCCGGTGGAACCGGAGGTGTAGATCACATAGGCGAGGTTCGACGGCGTGACCGCCACCGTGGGGTTGCTTGCCGAATGGTGCTGCCAGGTAAAACGGTCAAGCGTGATGACCGGCACGTCCAGAGCCGGCAGTCGGTCCTGCAAGGCCTGCTGGGTCAGCACCGCCACTGGTGCGCTGTCGGTCAGCAGGTAGTTCAGGCGCTCAGCCGGGTGGGATGGGTCCACCGGTACGTAGCAGGCACCGGCCTTGAGGATCGCCAGCAACCCGGCCAGCGTGTCCAGGCCACGCCGCGCAACGACGGCCACGCGGTCGTCGGGTTTGACCCCCAGCGCCAGCAGGTGATGGGCCAGCAGGTTGGCTTGCGCGTTCAGCTCGGCGTAGGTCAGCTGGCGGCCGTGATACACGGCGGCGATGGCCGTCGGCGTCAGGGCCGCCTGGGCCTCGATGCGACCGTGCAACGTGGTGCCCTGGGGAAACTCCACTGCCGTGGCGTTGAAC from Pseudomonas tolaasii NCPPB 2192 includes the following:
- the macA gene encoding macrolide transporter subunit MacA yields the protein MEKSKLRKLGMLTVLAVAIGLVVYTVQAPADAPQYLTATAERGDIENAVLATGLLEGVKQVDVGAQVSGQLKSLKVKVGDKVKKGQWLAEIDPLILQNTLRKAQVDEEDLQAQRRATAAQLRQAKSVYERYKGLQDDASVSRQDFEDAESNFHVQQANLLSLDAQIKNAHIQIDTAKVNLAYTRIVAPIDGDVVGIVTQEGQTVIANQLAPVLLKLADLDTMTVKAQVSEADVIHISPGQPVYFTILGEADKRYYAKLRGTEPAPQNFLETQTAGTPKQNTAVFYNALFDVPNPDHRLRISMTAQVRIVLDTAQAALMVPVAALGERNKDGSYPLRVLDAKGQAVSRDVKTGINNNVKVQVLEGLAEGDKVVIGDATPAVAGS
- a CDS encoding MacB family efflux pump subunit; this translates as MTQPLLELKGITRSFMAGEREFIALKGIDLTIHAGEMVAIIGASGSGKSTLMNILGGLDYATAGSYKINGIETRSLGDEQLAELRRDYFGFIFQRYHLLAHLSALHNVEMPAIYAGTPQTQRHSRARELLDRLGLAGHTTHRPSQLSGGQQQRVSIARALMNGGEVILADEPTGALDSHSGKEVMRILAELHAAGHTVIIVTHDPKVAANAQRIVEVSDGEIVSDKANDSVGLELPDGAPIEPKRSGARRLVASLGLFKEAFNMAWVALVSHRMRTLLTMLGIVIGITSVVSISAIGEGAKRYVLKDIQAIGSNTIDIFSGTSFGDSRASAIQTLMPSDVDALNQLYYVDSATPVVGRNLLLRFGNIDVDAQVNGVSDRYFKVKGLKLEAGIAFSESHARRQAQVVVIDHNTRNRLFGPNVDPLGQVILVGSLPCTVIGVTADNKNMFAASKALNVWVPYETAAGRLLGQRHLDSITVRIKDGQPSKVVEDNVNKLMLQRHGTKDFFTNNLDSIMQTVQKTSRSLALLLSLIAVISLLVGGIGVMNIMLVSVTERTREIGIRMAVGARQSDIRQQFLVEAVMVCLIGGIIGISLSYAIGSLFSLFVKEWEMVFSLGSIITAFACSTLIGIVFGFVPARNAARLDPIEALARD